A genome region from Hydrogenoanaerobacterium saccharovorans includes the following:
- a CDS encoding aspartate aminotransferase family protein, with the protein MDFNKLQQMDTEYIAGTYARFPVAMAEGKGALCRGIDGKEYIDFTSGIGVNSLGFCDDDWVSAVSKQAGTICHMSNLYYTLPDVKLAKKLCERTGCKKVFFANSGAEANEGIIKAARKYSADKYGEGRNEIITLVNSFHGRTITTLSATGQEVFHKNFAPFTEGFVHAAANDIDDLKAKVSDKICGILIEMIQGEGGVIPLQKAFVDAVASICAERDILLMVDEVQTGMGRTGTLLACEQFGLKPDLVSLAKGLGGGLPIGAVLLFDKCKNTFGYGDHGTTFGGNPIVCAGANVVLDKLTAPLLAEVRRKSKFIFDAVGKMPHVKSVSGLGLMIGVEFDTLAGKDVVNKCLDEGIIFLTAKAKLRMLPPLVITDEQIQKGLDILNDILTNWED; encoded by the coding sequence ATGGATTTTAACAAATTGCAGCAGATGGATACCGAATACATTGCAGGTACTTATGCGCGCTTCCCCGTTGCGATGGCAGAGGGCAAAGGTGCGTTGTGCCGCGGTATAGACGGCAAAGAGTACATCGATTTTACCTCGGGCATCGGGGTGAACAGCCTTGGATTTTGCGATGACGATTGGGTTTCGGCGGTGAGCAAGCAGGCGGGGACAATCTGCCATATGAGCAACCTTTACTACACCCTGCCCGATGTTAAGCTTGCAAAAAAGCTCTGTGAACGCACGGGCTGTAAAAAAGTGTTTTTTGCAAACTCGGGTGCCGAGGCAAACGAGGGTATAATTAAGGCGGCGCGCAAATACAGTGCCGACAAATACGGCGAGGGCAGAAACGAAATTATCACATTGGTAAATTCATTCCACGGGCGCACCATAACCACGCTTTCTGCCACAGGGCAAGAGGTATTCCATAAAAACTTTGCTCCGTTTACAGAGGGGTTCGTACACGCGGCTGCAAATGATATAGATGACTTAAAAGCAAAGGTGAGCGATAAAATTTGCGGCATCCTCATTGAGATGATACAGGGTGAGGGAGGGGTTATCCCGCTGCAAAAAGCGTTTGTCGATGCCGTTGCATCCATCTGTGCGGAGCGGGACATTCTGCTAATGGTGGATGAGGTGCAGACGGGTATGGGGCGCACGGGTACCCTGCTTGCATGTGAACAGTTTGGTTTAAAGCCCGATTTGGTCTCACTCGCAAAGGGATTGGGCGGCGGCTTGCCAATCGGTGCGGTGTTGCTGTTTGATAAATGCAAAAACACCTTTGGATACGGAGACCACGGCACCACCTTTGGCGGCAACCCCATTGTGTGTGCAGGGGCAAATGTGGTGCTCGATAAACTCACCGCTCCCCTGCTTGCCGAGGTACGGCGCAAAAGCAAGTTTATTTTTGACGCGGTGGGCAAAATGCCGCATGTCAAAAGCGTAAGCGGGCTTGGGTTGATGATCGGGGTGGAGTTTGACACCCTTGCGGGCAAAGACGTGGTAAACAAATGCTTGGATGAGGGGATCATTTTCCTCACAGCCAAAGCAAAATTGCGTATGCTGCCCCCGCTTGTTATTACCGACGAACAGATACAAAAGGGCTTGGATATTCTGAATGATATACTCACAAACTGGGAGGACTAA
- the argF gene encoding ornithine carbamoyltransferase yields the protein MKHLLKIMDLSTEEITEILNLADQLKYEQKHGIKHHHLEGKTLGMIFQKSSTRTRVSFEVGMYQLGGSALFLSARDLQIGRGEPVEDTARVLSRYLDGIMIRTFAQQEVDDLAKYGSIPIINGLTDYAHPCQVLADLMTVREYKGKLEGLKMCYIGDGNNMANSLIVGAIKMGMEVGISTPKAYQPAADVVEFAKQNGKFTLTEDVFEAAKDADVIFTDVWASMGQEGEAAERRKLFEGVYQINSKLLAVAKKDVMVQHCLPAHREEEITAEVFEAHQNEIYDEAENRLHAQKAVMVKLMANK from the coding sequence ATGAAACATCTGCTGAAAATAATGGATTTGTCTACCGAGGAAATCACCGAGATTTTAAACCTCGCCGACCAGCTTAAATACGAGCAAAAACACGGCATCAAGCACCACCATCTGGAGGGCAAAACCCTCGGAATGATTTTTCAAAAATCCTCCACGCGCACCCGTGTGTCGTTTGAGGTGGGGATGTACCAGTTGGGCGGTTCTGCGCTGTTTTTAAGCGCGCGCGACCTGCAAATTGGCAGGGGCGAGCCGGTGGAAGATACCGCACGCGTGCTATCGCGCTACCTTGACGGCATTATGATTCGTACCTTTGCACAGCAGGAAGTAGACGACCTCGCAAAATATGGCAGTATTCCCATCATCAACGGGCTCACCGACTATGCGCACCCCTGCCAGGTGCTTGCCGATTTAATGACGGTACGCGAATACAAGGGCAAGCTCGAGGGGCTTAAAATGTGCTACATTGGCGACGGCAACAACATGGCAAACTCGCTGATTGTCGGTGCTATCAAAATGGGTATGGAGGTAGGCATTTCCACCCCCAAAGCCTACCAACCCGCGGCAGATGTAGTGGAGTTTGCAAAACAAAACGGCAAATTTACACTCACCGAGGATGTGTTTGAAGCTGCAAAGGATGCAGATGTTATTTTTACCGACGTTTGGGCATCCATGGGGCAGGAGGGCGAAGCCGCCGAGCGCCGCAAGCTGTTTGAAGGTGTTTACCAAATTAACAGCAAACTGCTTGCCGTGGCAAAAAAAGACGTTATGGTACAGCATTGCTTGCCTGCGCACCGCGAAGAAGAAATTACCGCAGAGGTGTTCGAGGCACATCAAAACGAGATTTACGATGAGGCAGAAAACAGGCTGCATGCACAAAAAGCGGTAATGGTAAAATTGATGGCAAACAAATGA
- the ypeB gene encoding germination protein YpeB, with the protein MENGKSVHLNFTKRGWVRIVSYLCAVLLVLGVGTAVNFNNAVRYRILLEDTYSQSITGLASNLTGISSTLSKGLYASTPVQVSSLSAQLWRDASAAKTALTSLPVGELHLDNTNRFLSQIGDYAMTLSKKSVSGGEISEQERKQFAALCEYGRKLSDQLFQMEQNIIQGQITMEQIKKDIENTNKENGAEPQSGETIGSFEGLEKSFTDYPELEYDGPFSDHILKREPQMLKGAAQIPYEEAQKLAAKAAQVEYASLKPGSDENSTMPSYTFNDDDVWVGVTKAGGFVVYVIKSRIPQATTLTTDQAIKTARTYLEGLNLKSLTHTYYQIKDNQCTINFAHTQGGVTIYPDLVKVTVAMDNGEILGFDARGYISNHYNRTITTPKLSLEQAKQVVDKKLKIESNHLVIIPTTGQFETYCYEFTVTSETGDKLLIYINADTGVEEQILILTEDENGRITR; encoded by the coding sequence ATGGAAAATGGGAAATCGGTACATCTCAATTTTACAAAACGCGGTTGGGTGCGGATAGTAAGTTACCTTTGTGCAGTACTATTGGTGCTGGGCGTAGGCACTGCGGTAAATTTCAACAACGCCGTACGTTATCGCATTTTACTGGAAGATACCTACTCACAGTCGATAACCGGGCTGGCGAGCAACCTTACCGGGATATCGTCAACGTTAAGCAAGGGGCTGTATGCATCCACTCCGGTACAGGTATCCAGCTTATCGGCACAGCTTTGGCGCGATGCCTCTGCGGCAAAAACCGCACTCACCAGCCTGCCCGTGGGCGAACTTCACTTAGATAACACCAACCGTTTTCTTTCGCAGATCGGCGATTACGCCATGACACTTTCGAAAAAATCGGTGAGCGGCGGTGAAATTTCAGAACAAGAGCGCAAGCAGTTTGCCGCTTTGTGCGAATACGGGCGCAAACTATCCGATCAGCTTTTTCAGATGGAACAAAACATCATTCAAGGGCAAATCACCATGGAGCAAATCAAGAAGGATATTGAAAACACCAACAAAGAAAACGGTGCAGAACCTCAATCGGGCGAAACCATCGGTTCCTTTGAAGGGCTTGAAAAATCGTTCACCGATTATCCGGAACTGGAATACGACGGTCCATTCTCCGACCATATCCTAAAGAGAGAGCCGCAGATGCTCAAGGGAGCGGCGCAGATTCCGTACGAAGAAGCACAAAAGCTGGCAGCGAAAGCTGCTCAGGTAGAGTACGCTTCTTTAAAGCCGGGCTCGGATGAAAACTCAACCATGCCGTCCTATACTTTTAACGATGATGACGTATGGGTAGGTGTAACCAAAGCGGGCGGCTTTGTGGTGTATGTCATCAAATCTCGCATACCTCAGGCAACCACTCTCACTACCGACCAAGCCATTAAAACAGCAAGAACTTATCTCGAAGGCTTAAACTTAAAATCGCTTACACACACCTATTACCAGATAAAAGACAACCAGTGCACCATCAACTTTGCCCATACGCAAGGCGGTGTTACCATTTACCCCGATTTGGTAAAGGTAACCGTTGCGATGGATAACGGCGAAATTTTGGGATTTGATGCGCGTGGTTATATCTCAAACCACTACAACCGCACCATTACCACTCCAAAGCTTTCGCTCGAACAGGCAAAACAAGTGGTGGATAAAAAGCTGAAGATTGAAAGCAACCATCTTGTCATCATCCCTACCACAGGGCAATTTGAAACCTATTGTTACGAATTTACAGTCACTTCTGAAACAGGCGACAAACTGCTGATTTATATCAACGCCGATACCGGTGTGGAAGAACAGATTTTAATTCTTACCGAGGATGAAAACGGGCGCATTACACGCTAA
- a CDS encoding cysteine desulfurase family protein, producing the protein MNEVYLDNSATTRVDERVAQAALSMMCEHYGNPSSLHSKGLDAELAITAARKQVAAAIGADAAEITFTSGGTEANNLAVFGTMNMGRRMGGRVIATAFEHSSVMASFAQLEKLGCEVIYIKPDGQGHISARDVIDAVDNRTVLVSTMLVNNEVGSITPVEEIARGIRFKNKDTVIHCDAVQAFGKLPIKVKRLGVDLLTVSGHKIYAPKGIGALYVRAGVRLRPLVYGGSQERGLRVGTEAAPNIAALGKAAELIDCAHAIQNSSLFSKTLLEGVAGISGIHVNSPDDALPCIVNISAVGIRSEIMMHYLEQRGIFVSSGSACAKGEKSHVLRSMGLSDDLIDSALRISFGKYNTCEDIARFITVLKQGMKDIKRHA; encoded by the coding sequence ATGAATGAAGTTTATTTGGACAACAGTGCCACTACCCGTGTGGATGAACGTGTTGCGCAGGCGGCGCTTTCGATGATGTGTGAGCATTACGGAAACCCGTCTTCTCTGCACAGTAAGGGGCTGGATGCCGAATTGGCAATTACCGCTGCACGCAAGCAGGTGGCGGCCGCAATCGGGGCAGATGCAGCAGAAATTACTTTTACATCGGGCGGTACCGAGGCAAACAACCTTGCCGTTTTTGGCACTATGAATATGGGCAGACGGATGGGAGGCAGGGTGATTGCTACTGCATTCGAGCATTCGTCGGTGATGGCATCGTTTGCACAGCTCGAAAAGCTGGGCTGCGAGGTGATCTACATAAAGCCCGACGGGCAGGGGCATATTTCGGCACGCGATGTGATTGATGCGGTGGACAACCGTACCGTACTTGTAAGCACCATGCTGGTGAACAATGAGGTGGGCAGCATCACCCCTGTGGAGGAGATTGCACGCGGCATTCGCTTTAAAAACAAAGATACCGTCATCCATTGCGATGCAGTGCAGGCTTTTGGCAAGCTGCCCATCAAGGTAAAACGGCTGGGGGTAGACCTGCTTACCGTCAGCGGGCATAAAATTTATGCGCCCAAAGGCATTGGTGCGCTGTATGTGCGGGCGGGTGTGCGGCTTCGTCCGCTGGTATACGGCGGTTCGCAAGAGCGCGGCTTGCGTGTGGGTACCGAGGCAGCACCCAACATTGCAGCGCTTGGCAAGGCGGCAGAACTGATTGATTGTGCGCATGCGATACAGAACTCCTCATTGTTTTCAAAAACATTGCTAGAGGGAGTTGCAGGCATTTCAGGAATCCATGTGAATTCCCCTGACGATGCACTGCCCTGCATTGTAAACATCAGTGCTGTTGGCATCCGCTCTGAAATTATGATGCACTATCTCGAGCAGCGGGGCATTTTTGTCTCGAGCGGGTCTGCGTGTGCCAAGGGCGAAAAAAGCCATGTGCTGCGCAGCATGGGGCTTAGCGACGACTTGATTGACAGCGCATTGCGCATCAGTTTTGGCAAGTACAACACCTGTGAAGATATTGCAAGGTTTATTACCGTGCTGAAACAGGGGATGAAAGACATCAAAAGACATGCTTAA
- the thiI gene encoding tRNA uracil 4-sulfurtransferase ThiI, with protein MKEIILLKSGEIALKGLNRGSFEDVLIKNARRRLASLGSFKFTKAQSTIYCKPASDDLDLDEAVERLSKVFGFSALSRAAVVEKDWDDIKTKAVEYLADTLPYVNTFKVMARRSDKTFPMNSPQICAELGGILLEAFPNLTVDVKSPEMVVWVEVREVAAYIHARQLPGAGGLPIGTSGKAALLVSGGIDSPVAGYMMAKRGIELSAIHFFSPPYTSERAKLKVISLLEKVSAYAGRIKLHVVPFTEIQEQIQEHCPEELFTIIMRRYMMKISQRIAEANEYSALITGESVAQVASQTIAAIACTDAVCDIPVFRPVIGMDKEEIVQISRKIDTFETSILPFEDCCTVFTPKHPRTKPKLRFVEEAEVALDEETLIQNAIDNIEEQIIQI; from the coding sequence ATGAAAGAAATTATTTTGCTGAAAAGCGGTGAGATTGCGCTAAAGGGGCTGAACCGCGGCAGCTTTGAGGACGTGCTTATCAAAAATGCACGCCGCAGGCTGGCAAGCTTGGGCAGCTTTAAGTTTACCAAGGCGCAGTCCACCATTTACTGCAAACCTGCCAGTGATGACCTCGACTTAGATGAGGCAGTGGAGCGGCTTTCGAAGGTGTTTGGCTTTTCGGCACTCAGCCGTGCTGCGGTGGTGGAAAAAGACTGGGACGACATCAAGACCAAAGCGGTGGAATATCTTGCAGATACCCTGCCTTATGTGAACACCTTTAAGGTGATGGCGCGCCGTAGCGATAAGACATTCCCGATGAATTCGCCCCAAATCTGTGCAGAGCTGGGCGGCATCCTGCTGGAAGCCTTCCCGAATTTGACGGTGGACGTTAAAAGCCCCGAAATGGTGGTTTGGGTAGAGGTGCGCGAGGTCGCGGCATACATCCACGCACGGCAGCTGCCGGGTGCAGGGGGGCTGCCCATCGGCACTTCGGGCAAAGCGGCACTGCTCGTTTCGGGCGGTATCGACAGCCCTGTTGCGGGTTATATGATGGCAAAACGCGGTATCGAGCTTTCGGCTATCCACTTTTTCAGCCCGCCGTATACCAGTGAGCGTGCCAAACTCAAGGTGATTTCTCTGCTCGAAAAGGTGAGCGCCTACGCAGGCAGAATCAAACTGCATGTTGTACCGTTTACCGAGATTCAAGAGCAGATTCAAGAGCATTGCCCTGAAGAATTGTTCACCATTATTATGCGCCGATATATGATGAAAATTTCACAGCGCATTGCCGAAGCAAATGAATACAGCGCGCTGATTACCGGCGAGAGCGTGGCACAGGTGGCAAGCCAAACCATAGCGGCGATTGCCTGCACCGATGCGGTGTGTGACATCCCCGTGTTTCGCCCTGTGATTGGTATGGATAAAGAAGAAATTGTGCAGATATCGCGCAAAATTGATACCTTTGAAACTTCTATCTTGCCGTTTGAGGATTGCTGCACGGTGTTTACACCAAAACATCCGCGCACAAAACCAAAGCTGAGATTTGTAGAAGAGGCAGAGGTTGCATTGGATGAGGAAACGCTCATTCAAAACGCAATCGACAACATCGAAGAACAGATAATTCAAATATAG
- the srtB gene encoding class B sortase gives MVAEIIGVGAGLLSGDIINQNAEFLSRELAALGIDLQFQSTVGDNKLRLQKCLAHALERSDLVILMGGIGPTSDDITKQTIVEGIGSSLELHEPSLEHIKQVYQRNGKTMPPECMQQAMLPKGATVFPNKQGTSPGCAVSAGAQCMLVLPENPRELAPMFLSYIYGYLAAFAPGKVAYRTLRVAGLSPLDVANKLQQYTQSSNPVLAIYPMSKDKTMLRVTGRANTKEQAENLCASVVAGIMKNIGRYVVSKGNLAQKAPLKSSGVQKAVAGGGNGGKPPKKRRWYQNILPRKGDDGREVVRKLIMLVAVVVLLGSLGYIFQYYYAADANRKLVSGLESMFSDADNYKVPAGYPKDYLKKFVPWWEINPDVAGRIEIEGTPLKYAVVQAKDNDYYLRRTFYKKNDKHGVPFIDFRVDLKKESTNTIIYGHNMTDGQIFGELINYKNLDYYKQHPIIKFDSVYREGKYKIVAIIVTSANDPQFMYHDFIQTQNNQEMNDFIKKIRERSLINTTVDVKPGDKLLTLSTCDYSFRDPVTNQRVARFVVVARKVRPFEKAKVDTDGAKMNPNPLMPDAYYKKPSKPSSSSSPSSSSQAPSSSSSSASSSHSSSTSSSTSSEDASEEESSEPSSSSSSSSSSSSSSSSSVPPSSSSSEEEQSSSSSEPPQSIPSEESSSDSSDDMDDSDDARIARTDLITVDGEELEAYDAVCAMVQNETGGTFKAEALKAQAVAIYSRMVARNGNLTSMPMRSPNSAVEKAVKAVWGETVQWNGKPIDVYFYSTSSGMTNTSKEVWGGSLNGHNQNVESPWDETSRYYGMETSISKDTVIDKIYGKLDVDLADVEEDEWFRVDSKTAAGYNDKMTVGGTKRTTGRYIRESVLGLKSAAFEWRFTDDKVIFTTYGYGHGCGMSQYGANEMAKEGYSYKEILKYYYPGSNVGK, from the coding sequence GTGGTTGCAGAAATTATTGGAGTTGGAGCCGGGCTGCTGTCGGGTGACATCATCAATCAGAATGCAGAGTTTCTTTCGCGCGAGCTTGCAGCTCTCGGAATTGATCTGCAATTTCAATCCACTGTTGGCGACAACAAGCTGCGTTTGCAAAAGTGCCTCGCGCATGCTCTCGAGCGCAGCGATCTTGTAATCCTCATGGGGGGCATCGGCCCCACATCGGACGACATAACCAAACAAACCATTGTTGAGGGTATCGGCAGTTCGTTAGAACTGCACGAACCAAGTCTCGAGCACATTAAGCAAGTGTACCAGAGAAACGGCAAAACCATGCCGCCCGAGTGCATGCAGCAGGCAATGTTGCCCAAAGGGGCAACGGTATTTCCAAACAAGCAAGGCACCTCACCCGGCTGTGCCGTTTCGGCGGGTGCGCAGTGTATGCTCGTTTTACCTGAAAATCCGCGTGAATTGGCACCGATGTTCTTGTCGTACATCTACGGGTATCTGGCTGCCTTTGCGCCGGGTAAAGTTGCTTACCGCACACTGCGTGTTGCGGGGCTTTCTCCGCTTGATGTTGCAAATAAGTTGCAGCAGTACACACAAAGCAGCAACCCTGTTTTGGCGATTTACCCAATGAGCAAAGATAAAACCATGTTGCGTGTTACCGGCAGGGCAAACACAAAAGAGCAGGCAGAAAACCTGTGTGCATCTGTGGTTGCGGGTATTATGAAAAACATAGGGCGCTATGTGGTGAGCAAAGGTAATCTTGCCCAAAAGGCACCGCTAAAAAGTTCAGGGGTTCAAAAAGCGGTTGCAGGGGGTGGCAACGGCGGCAAACCGCCCAAAAAGCGCCGATGGTACCAAAACATTTTACCGAGAAAAGGTGATGACGGCAGAGAAGTTGTGCGCAAGCTGATCATGCTTGTTGCGGTAGTGGTGCTGCTTGGGTCGCTGGGTTATATTTTTCAGTACTACTATGCAGCAGATGCGAACCGCAAACTGGTAAGCGGACTGGAGAGCATGTTCTCTGATGCGGACAACTACAAAGTGCCCGCAGGATACCCAAAAGATTACCTGAAAAAATTTGTGCCTTGGTGGGAGATTAACCCCGATGTTGCAGGCAGAATTGAGATTGAAGGTACGCCCTTAAAATATGCGGTTGTGCAGGCGAAAGATAACGACTACTATCTGCGCCGAACCTTTTACAAAAAAAATGATAAGCACGGGGTGCCGTTTATCGACTTCCGAGTGGACTTGAAAAAGGAAAGTACAAACACCATTATCTACGGCCATAACATGACAGACGGACAGATATTTGGTGAATTAATTAACTATAAAAACTTGGATTACTATAAGCAGCATCCCATAATTAAGTTTGACAGTGTTTACCGTGAGGGCAAATATAAAATTGTTGCGATAATTGTTACAAGTGCAAACGACCCGCAATTTATGTACCACGATTTTATACAAACTCAAAATAATCAGGAAATGAACGACTTTATCAAGAAAATACGAGAACGTTCACTTATCAACACCACGGTGGATGTGAAACCCGGCGATAAGCTGCTGACACTGTCTACTTGCGATTACTCGTTTAGAGACCCGGTAACCAATCAGCGCGTGGCGCGTTTTGTAGTGGTTGCCCGTAAAGTACGCCCGTTTGAAAAGGCAAAGGTTGATACCGACGGTGCAAAGATGAACCCCAACCCGCTGATGCCCGATGCCTATTATAAAAAACCGAGCAAACCCAGCAGCAGTTCTTCTCCATCTTCAAGCTCGCAGGCACCAAGCAGTTCGTCCAGCTCTGCAAGCAGTTCGCATAGTTCTTCCACATCATCCAGTACCAGCAGTGAGGATGCCAGCGAGGAAGAAAGCAGCGAACCCAGCAGCAGTTCTTCTTCATCTTCAAGCTCGTCCAGTTCCAGCAGTTCGTCCGTTCCTCCAAGCTCCTCCAGCAGCGAAGAGGAACAGAGTTCGTCCAGCTCGGAGCCACCGCAGTCCATACCATCGGAGGAATCCAGTTCGGATTCCTCCGATGACATGGATGACTCGGATGATGCGCGCATTGCACGAACCGATTTGATAACGGTAGACGGCGAAGAACTCGAGGCATACGACGCAGTTTGTGCTATGGTACAAAACGAAACAGGCGGTACGTTTAAAGCCGAGGCACTCAAAGCACAGGCAGTTGCAATTTACAGCCGAATGGTGGCACGAAACGGCAACTTAACTTCTATGCCGATGCGGTCGCCCAACAGCGCGGTAGAAAAAGCCGTTAAGGCAGTGTGGGGCGAAACAGTACAATGGAACGGTAAACCCATCGACGTCTATTTTTATTCTACCTCTTCGGGAATGACCAACACCTCCAAAGAAGTATGGGGTGGCAGCCTGAACGGGCACAATCAAAACGTAGAAAGCCCTTGGGATGAAACCTCGCGTTATTACGGAATGGAAACTTCGATTTCAAAAGATACCGTGATTGATAAAATTTACGGGAAGCTGGACGTTGACCTCGCAGATGTGGAGGAGGATGAATGGTTTCGTGTAGACAGTAAAACAGCAGCAGGCTACAACGATAAGATGACGGTAGGCGGTACGAAAAGAACCACCGGGCGTTATATACGAGAAAGTGTACTGGGGCTGAAATCAGCTGCCTTTGAGTGGCGATTTACCGACGATAAGGTGATATTTACTACATACGGCTACGGCCATGGCTGTGGAATGAGCCAATACGGCGCCAATGAAATGGCGAAAGAAGGATACAGCTACAAAGAAATTTTAAAATATTATTACCCCGGCAGCAATGTGGGTAAATAA
- a CDS encoding TraX family protein — protein sequence MTDKEECKIASNLDTNFLKLVAIFAMTCDHVGKFLLPDVLFLQIIGRIAFPIFAYCIAVGSVYTHDIKKYFLRLTVFAFISQPFSVLAAHSNWNDFVQNLLILNIFFTLMIGLAAIYAMKEHKWWLFILLIFAANFINIDYGIGGILLIIVFYLFRNERKISIAFSAVMLAAPFFNQGELFLLGRSFDIQGFAVLALPLIYIKTNFNLKINKYLFYAFYPMHLLAIFLIKVALRIG from the coding sequence ATGACAGACAAAGAAGAATGTAAAATAGCATCCAATCTCGACACCAATTTTTTAAAACTGGTTGCAATCTTTGCAATGACATGCGACCATGTGGGCAAATTTCTTTTACCCGACGTACTGTTTTTACAAATTATCGGCAGAATTGCGTTCCCCATTTTTGCCTACTGCATTGCGGTGGGCAGCGTTTATACTCATGACATAAAAAAGTATTTTTTAAGGCTGACCGTATTTGCTTTTATTTCGCAGCCGTTTTCTGTTTTGGCTGCTCATTCTAATTGGAATGATTTTGTGCAAAACCTTTTGATACTGAATATATTTTTTACATTAATGATAGGGCTGGCTGCCATATACGCGATGAAAGAACATAAATGGTGGCTGTTTATTCTATTGATTTTTGCAGCAAATTTTATAAATATCGATTACGGAATCGGCGGAATCTTACTGATTATTGTGTTTTATTTATTTCGGAACGAACGGAAAATTTCAATAGCTTTTTCAGCCGTCATGCTTGCGGCTCCCTTTTTTAATCAGGGAGAACTATTCCTATTAGGGCGTTCTTTTGATATACAAGGTTTTGCAGTTTTGGCGCTTCCGCTTATCTACATCAAAACAAACTTCAACTTAAAAATCAATAAATATCTGTTTTATGCTTTTTATCCGATGCATTTACTGGCTATCTTTTTAATCAAGGTTGCATTACGGATTGGCTGA
- a CDS encoding uroporphyrinogen decarboxylase family protein produces MTSKERVLMAINHEEPDRVPVCATYVPEIADKLAAKYQPEGDLGVALGNDMVKIASGLENSFYYKPDPEYVCPYGITWKNINNETGHFTEIHKHPLAGDEQKIYDYVMPDPAKATDVIEATKQAVAKYGKEKWIIGSCQCSVFEAAWYLRGLDTFMMDLAMEEDYAIALLDKVMQYPLQMGHQFIDLGVDMVWLGDDIATQQNMMMSPAMWREHFKPRYAQMFSEFKKHNPNIKLCYHSCGNLQAVVDDLVEIGLDVLNPIQPMAMNPAEFKKRFGKNITMYGTLDVQRVMPFGTPDDVRCEVKQLITDCAPGGGFILSPAHHIQSDTSVENVEAFYQAAHDFGRYPIVK; encoded by the coding sequence ATGACCTCGAAAGAACGAGTTTTAATGGCAATTAATCACGAAGAGCCAGACAGAGTACCTGTTTGTGCTACCTATGTGCCCGAAATAGCAGATAAGCTGGCAGCAAAATATCAGCCCGAAGGTGACCTCGGTGTTGCACTGGGCAATGATATGGTGAAAATTGCATCGGGGCTGGAAAACAGCTTTTATTATAAGCCCGACCCTGAGTATGTCTGCCCTTACGGTATTACATGGAAAAATATCAATAACGAAACCGGGCATTTTACCGAAATTCACAAACATCCTCTTGCAGGTGACGAGCAAAAAATTTACGATTACGTGATGCCTGACCCTGCCAAAGCCACCGATGTGATTGAGGCAACCAAACAGGCCGTTGCAAAGTACGGTAAAGAAAAATGGATCATCGGCTCTTGCCAGTGCAGTGTTTTTGAGGCAGCATGGTACTTGCGCGGGTTGGATACCTTTATGATGGATTTAGCGATGGAAGAAGATTACGCCATTGCCTTGCTGGATAAAGTAATGCAATACCCCCTGCAAATGGGGCACCAGTTTATCGATTTGGGTGTTGACATGGTGTGGCTTGGCGACGACATTGCTACCCAGCAGAACATGATGATGTCGCCCGCTATGTGGCGCGAGCATTTTAAACCGCGTTATGCACAGATGTTTAGCGAGTTTAAAAAGCACAACCCCAACATTAAGCTTTGCTACCACTCCTGCGGCAACTTGCAGGCTGTGGTGGATGATTTGGTGGAAATTGGGTTGGATGTGCTGAACCCCATACAGCCTATGGCAATGAACCCCGCCGAGTTTAAAAAGCGCTTTGGCAAAAATATTACCATGTACGGTACACTGGATGTACAGCGTGTTATGCCGTTTGGTACCCCCGATGATGTGCGCTGTGAAGTAAAACAGCTGATTACCGACTGTGCCCCAGGCGGCGGATTTATTCTTTCTCCTGCTCATCACATTCAATCCGATACTTCGGTAGAAAATGTGGAGGCATTTTATCAGGCTGCACACGATTTCGGTAGATATCCCATTGTTAAATAA